Genomic segment of Longimicrobiales bacterium:
TGGCCGAGATTGAGCAGCATGATCACGAACAGGAACAGCACCATGATCGCGCCGGCATACACGATGATCTGGATCGCCGCGATGAAGTGCGCTCCGAGCAGCACGTACACAGCCGCCAGGCTGAAGAACGTGAGCACCAGGAACAGCAGACTCGCGAC
This window contains:
- a CDS encoding NADH-quinone oxidoreductase subunit J, whose amino-acid sequence is MTDFPLTQLLWWVFASLAVGGGLGMVTRRNPVASLLFLVLTFFSLAAVYVLLGAHFIAAIQIIVYAGAIMVLFLFVIMLLNLG